The genomic DNA GGTGTTGAGGAGGAAGACATTCGGGTGGTCGCGATCGCTCCAAATGAGGGTGCGACGGGCGATGACCATCCACACGACGTAGCCAATGACGGAGATCGTAATAACTTTTTCTACCAACGGGCTCATTGTCCCCCCATGACTGGAGCTAATCCCAGGATAGCCGCGAATAAAATAACGCCTTGTAAGTAGGGCTTCATGAGCATCTGATTGGGATCGACCAACCTGTGATCCATTCTTCCTGTACAAGCTTTCCAAAAATGCCCAAGGCCCGCCCGGCCTGCGTGCAAGCTGTGGTTCGGCAATTCTATGCCGTTTGGCGAGACATTTCTTGATATGAGAATTCCCATAGGCCGGCATTATCTTTTGCATGTTCGATGGTCATATTGACAATGTTGCCCTTTTCGTCTACGTCAATATAAATATTTTCGCTTATTTCTTTAGTCTCGTGGACAACATTATCTTTGAATTCTATGTGGGCAGTATCAGTTTCTGAAAAATATTTAACCCTCATGCTTTATTCCTCCTTATATGACCTATCGATATATGACCTATCGATGAAAGCATTGTGCACCGTTTCGCCATCTTCAAGCAAGATTACC from Bacteroidales bacterium includes the following:
- a CDS encoding DUF2283 domain-containing protein → MRVKYFSETDTAHIEFKDNVVHETKEISENIYIDVDEKGNIVNMTIEHAKDNAGLWEFSYQEMSRQTA